One part of the Syntrophorhabdaceae bacterium genome encodes these proteins:
- a CDS encoding adenylate/guanylate cyclase domain-containing protein, with amino-acid sequence MKKIIIPIAIGVVISLIFSCFAIIRLLPLEQLERLIYDTRYKVRGKAKPPPEVVIAAIDDYSLERFGRWPWDRSRIAQIIDKLNAMGAKVIMMDIIFSEPSKEDDILAKSIANAGNVILPIVFDFKGKKTKITEDVLFDNTFPIIRNSDYLRIFPPISAQSVLIPIKSLIDASKILGFINMIPDKDGVLRWEVMSIEFDGEIFPSIDLQAARMYLGLPMEAMTLKATQGIQLGESFIPTDFWGRVLIHYYGPEGTFPFISVVDIMENKVHPSMIKDKIVLVGATAVGIYDLRVTPTSAAMPGIEKHASVIGSILKNDFIYKITNLTNVIIILLSGILFTFLIVRLKALYGALCAFGFITFLSLIAYYFFFWKNLWITLSYSSSNILITYIFITAYRYATEERYAKRIRGMFSSYVTEKVVNELIKNPNLAKLGGERKEITVFFSDIRGFTTFSEKHGPEEVVKILNEYLGEMTNIIFKWDGTLDKFVGDEIVAFWNAPIPQENHAELAIKCALHMLRRLKELQQKWISEGKIPLDAGYGINTGEAIVGNIGAEGKKMDYTVIGDNVNLGARVEGLTRKYNANIIITESTLEKIKDKIKDGTIWHVRVRGLDKVAVKGKSKPVEIYEVVELSKDQPSEIIELEEKDVVTFTEK; translated from the coding sequence ATGAAAAAGATTATTATCCCCATTGCAATAGGTGTAGTGATTTCTCTCATATTCTCATGCTTTGCCATCATAAGACTACTGCCTCTGGAACAACTTGAACGACTCATATACGATACAAGGTATAAGGTAAGGGGAAAGGCTAAACCACCCCCTGAGGTTGTTATTGCAGCAATAGACGACTATAGCCTTGAAAGATTTGGAAGATGGCCTTGGGACAGGTCAAGGATTGCCCAGATTATTGATAAATTAAATGCCATGGGCGCCAAGGTCATCATGATGGATATAATTTTCAGTGAGCCATCAAAGGAAGATGATATCCTTGCTAAATCCATTGCCAATGCAGGCAATGTAATACTACCCATAGTCTTTGATTTTAAAGGCAAAAAAACCAAGATTACAGAGGATGTTCTCTTTGACAATACCTTTCCTATTATAAGAAATTCAGATTACCTAAGGATATTCCCACCTATAAGTGCCCAGAGCGTTCTTATCCCTATAAAGTCACTAATAGATGCCTCAAAGATATTGGGATTTATTAATATGATACCTGATAAGGATGGCGTGCTTAGATGGGAGGTAATGTCTATAGAGTTTGATGGGGAGATCTTTCCATCCATAGACCTACAGGCAGCAAGGATGTATCTTGGTCTTCCCATGGAGGCCATGACCTTGAAGGCAACTCAAGGTATTCAGCTTGGAGAAAGTTTTATACCCACTGATTTCTGGGGAAGGGTGCTTATACATTACTATGGGCCTGAAGGGACATTTCCTTTCATATCAGTGGTGGATATCATGGAGAATAAGGTGCATCCTTCCATGATAAAGGATAAGATAGTCCTTGTTGGGGCAACAGCAGTGGGTATCTATGATCTCAGGGTCACACCCACATCGGCTGCCATGCCAGGCATAGAGAAACATGCCAGTGTTATAGGCTCTATACTGAAAAATGACTTTATTTATAAGATTACCAACCTGACAAATGTCATAATCATACTCTTATCAGGGATACTTTTTACTTTCCTTATAGTGAGACTAAAGGCTCTGTATGGTGCCCTATGTGCCTTTGGCTTTATAACCTTTCTTTCCCTTATTGCCTATTATTTCTTTTTCTGGAAAAATCTATGGATAACCCTCAGTTATTCCAGCAGCAACATACTTATAACTTATATTTTCATCACTGCTTATAGATATGCCACAGAAGAGCGGTATGCAAAACGCATAAGGGGTATGTTTTCAAGCTATGTTACTGAAAAGGTTGTCAATGAACTTATAAAAAATCCAAATCTTGCAAAATTAGGTGGTGAGAGAAAGGAGATAACCGTATTTTTCTCTGATATAAGGGGTTTTACCACATTCTCTGAAAAACATGGCCCTGAGGAGGTGGTAAAAATACTCAATGAATATCTCGGTGAGATGACAAATATTATATTTAAATGGGATGGAACCCTTGATAAGTTTGTAGGTGATGAGATAGTGGCGTTTTGGAATGCGCCCATACCACAGGAAAACCATGCTGAACTGGCAATAAAATGTGCACTCCATATGTTAAGAAGACTCAAGGAACTTCAGCAAAAATGGATCTCTGAGGGCAAGATCCCCCTTGATGCAGGCTATGGCATAAATACTGGAGAGGCTATTGTAGGAAATATTGGCGCTGAAGGTAAAAAAATGGATTATACTGTTATTGGTGATAATGTCAATCTCGGTGCAAGGGTCGAGGGCCTTACAAGAAAATATAACGCCAATATCATTATTACTGAATCTACTCTTGAAAAGATAAAGGATAAGATAAAAGACGGCACTATATGGCATGTGAGGGTTCGAGGCCTTGATAAGGTGGCAGTTAAGGGAAAGAGCAAACCAGTAGAGATATATGAAGTAGTTGAATTAAGTAAAGACCAGCCTTCAGAGATAATAGAACTTGAAGAAAAAGATGTTGTAACCTTTACAGAAAAATAG
- the uvrC gene encoding excinuclease ABC subunit UvrC produces the protein MIDEKIIENLSESSGVYIFRDKENKVIYVGKAKNIKERVKSYIKADKKDAKTEHLVENIVNIDTILTGNEKEAFLLENNLIKEHKPRYNINLKDDKTYISLKLTVQEPFPALYATRKIEDDGAMYFGPYPGIGDIKDVLKTVQTIYPVRRCKNTVFKKRKRACILFQMGRCPAPCEGKIGEKEYSLIISELIDFLSGRNKRLLHNLTKQIEKAATEWRFEDAKFLKERYQAVERLIEKQNVHEHLGKNRDVWGFLAEEGMLRAAVLSFRRGILISKKTFHQPYISYLIDDAISSLLFQFYSLRPIPEEVILSHEIQDMDLIENFLKDKKNAIVKIKSRKDQGTSQIIALAIENLYEDKERLPLKRSFKNILHLKKEPIRIEAYDISHTYGKNPTGAMVVFESFKPKKDGYRVFHIKGSSSMDDISSMMEVISRRLRDKKITPLPDLMIIDGGKAQLSSAYKVLKEMGMDIDIISIAKGEKKRAMKDLIYIPLRKNPILIPSSSPVFKTIVKIRDESHRFAIASHKRWKKRDDLN, from the coding sequence TTGATAGACGAAAAAATAATAGAAAACCTCTCTGAATCCTCAGGTGTTTACATTTTTAGAGACAAAGAAAATAAGGTCATCTATGTTGGAAAGGCAAAAAATATAAAGGAGAGGGTAAAAAGCTATATAAAAGCCGACAAAAAAGATGCAAAGACAGAGCATCTTGTAGAAAACATAGTCAACATAGACACCATCCTCACAGGAAACGAGAAAGAGGCCTTTCTTCTTGAAAACAATCTGATAAAAGAACACAAGCCAAGATATAATATAAACCTCAAAGATGATAAAACCTATATCTCACTAAAACTGACTGTCCAGGAACCATTCCCTGCGCTTTATGCCACAAGAAAGATTGAGGATGATGGAGCCATGTATTTTGGGCCATATCCTGGTATAGGGGATATAAAGGATGTCCTGAAGACAGTTCAGACCATTTACCCGGTGAGGAGATGCAAAAATACAGTATTTAAAAAAAGAAAGAGGGCATGCATTCTCTTTCAGATGGGTAGGTGTCCGGCACCATGCGAGGGAAAGATAGGAGAAAAAGAATATTCATTAATTATATCTGAGCTTATAGATTTTCTATCAGGAAGGAATAAAAGACTACTCCATAACCTGACTAAACAGATAGAAAAGGCAGCAACAGAATGGAGGTTTGAGGATGCAAAGTTCCTTAAAGAAAGATACCAGGCAGTTGAAAGACTTATAGAAAAACAGAATGTGCATGAACATTTAGGAAAAAATAGGGATGTGTGGGGCTTCCTGGCTGAAGAGGGGATGCTAAGGGCTGCTGTGTTAAGCTTCAGGAGAGGTATTCTCATATCTAAAAAAACATTTCATCAACCTTATATTTCATATTTAATTGATGACGCCATATCTTCCCTGCTTTTTCAATTCTATAGTTTAAGGCCTATCCCTGAAGAGGTCATTTTGTCCCATGAAATACAAGACATGGATTTAATTGAAAATTTTCTCAAGGACAAGAAGAACGCCATTGTAAAGATAAAAAGCAGAAAAGACCAGGGCACCAGCCAGATAATTGCCCTGGCAATAGAAAATCTTTATGAGGATAAAGAAAGACTTCCTCTAAAAAGGTCATTTAAGAATATTCTCCATCTAAAAAAAGAACCCATAAGGATAGAGGCATATGATATATCCCATACATACGGAAAAAATCCTACAGGCGCCATGGTGGTCTTTGAGTCATTTAAACCAAAAAAGGACGGCTACAGGGTCTTTCATATAAAAGGTTCATCTTCAATGGATGATATATCATCAATGATGGAGGTTATCTCAAGACGCCTAAGAGACAAAAAGATTACGCCGCTTCCTGACCTCATGATTATAGATGGAGGAAAAGCCCAACTCTCATCAGCCTACAAGGTATTAAAAGAAATGGGCATGGACATAGATATAATCAGTATTGCAAAAGGCGAAAAAAAACGGGCCATGAAAGACCTCATATATATCCCCTTGAGGAAAAACCCTATTCTTATACCTTCATCATCGCCTGTATTCAAGACCATAGTAAAGATACGAGATGAATCTCACAGGTTTGCCATAGCATCCCATAAAAGGTGGAAAAAAAGAGATGACCTGAATTAA
- the mraZ gene encoding division/cell wall cluster transcriptional repressor MraZ, whose protein sequence is MFAGRYEYTLDDKSRVSIPSKFREVLSAKYDMRLILTNLDGCIVGYPYQEWINIQENISKKEQINRDARTFLRYFYSGVTECSIDRLGRILIPQSLKTDALIKKNVVIVGMNKKIEIWAQEIWEELVKKAISDPDKVADIVSELGL, encoded by the coding sequence ATGTTTGCCGGTAGATATGAATATACATTAGACGATAAAAGCAGAGTCAGTATCCCTTCGAAGTTCAGAGAGGTCCTGTCTGCAAAATACGATATGCGTCTTATCCTTACAAACCTTGATGGATGCATTGTAGGCTATCCATATCAAGAGTGGATAAATATACAGGAAAATATCTCAAAAAAGGAACAGATAAATAGGGATGCAAGGACTTTTCTCAGATATTTTTATTCAGGGGTTACAGAGTGCTCCATAGACAGATTGGGGAGGATTCTTATACCCCAGTCTTTAAAGACCGATGCCCTTATAAAAAAGAATGTTGTCATTGTTGGTATGAATAAAAAGATAGAGATATGGGCGCAAGAGATATGGGAAGAGCTTGTAAAGAAGGCAATATCAGACCCTGATAAGGTAGCTGATATTGTTTCTGAGCTTGGCCTTTGA
- the rsmH gene encoding 16S rRNA (cytosine(1402)-N(4))-methyltransferase RsmH, with protein sequence MIERDHIPVLVKEVLDILITENFKVFIDATVGGGGHAYSILEQNSNIKLIGLDVDETNLGIAKVRLFPYLERVKLVRGNFRELRKILQGEGIDAFDGILFDLGLSMYQLDSKRGFSFYDDSFIDMRMDNRLNITAYDVVNKYSLEELEGIIWEYGEEYMARAIARAIVKERKKRPISTAIELGNIIAKVKGRRGRLHPATKTFQAIRIEVNKELDNLEIGLNDAIDMCRPGGRIGVISFHSLEDRIVKRTFREDKRIKAVTKKPIRPSYGEVKENPASRSAKLRVAEKI encoded by the coding sequence TTGATTGAGAGAGACCATATACCCGTTCTTGTTAAAGAAGTATTAGATATTTTAATCACTGAAAATTTTAAGGTTTTTATAGATGCAACAGTAGGTGGCGGGGGTCATGCTTACAGTATACTGGAGCAAAACAGTAATATAAAACTTATAGGTTTAGATGTTGATGAAACTAATCTGGGTATAGCTAAGGTGAGACTTTTCCCTTATTTGGAGCGTGTTAAGTTGGTAAGAGGAAATTTCAGGGAACTAAGAAAAATTTTACAAGGTGAAGGGATCGATGCCTTTGATGGTATCCTTTTCGATCTTGGATTATCTATGTATCAATTGGATAGCAAAAGAGGGTTTAGTTTTTACGATGATAGCTTTATTGATATGAGGATGGATAACCGGCTAAATATAACAGCCTATGATGTAGTTAACAAATATAGCCTTGAGGAATTAGAGGGTATAATATGGGAGTATGGGGAAGAATACATGGCAAGGGCTATTGCAAGGGCTATTGTAAAAGAAAGGAAAAAAAGGCCAATTAGCACAGCTATTGAATTGGGTAACATTATAGCAAAGGTCAAAGGTAGAAGAGGTAGGCTGCACCCTGCAACAAAGACATTTCAGGCAATAAGGATAGAGGTTAATAAAGAACTTGATAACTTAGAGATAGGGCTCAATGATGCCATTGATATGTGCAGGCCAGGGGGTAGAATAGGTGTCATATCTTTTCATTCACTGGAAGATAGGATAGTCAAGAGAACCTTCAGGGAAGATAAAAGAATAAAGGCTGTTACAAAAAAACCTATTAGGCCTTCTTATGGCGAAGTAAAGGAAAATCCTGCTTCAAGGAGTGCTAAACTCAGAGTGGCAGAGAAAATATAG
- a CDS encoding UDP-N-acetylmuramoyl-L-alanyl-D-glutamate--2,6-diaminopimelate ligase, whose amino-acid sequence MRLIDLIKDIPVKDIIGDTAQEVKGITKDSRKVEDNYVFFATSTSESFIKDALVRGASIIVSNKRHEYGFKCQIITDDMGVALGKMASRFYGDPSEKISITGITGTNGKTTISYLIESILHCAGAIPGVIGTISHRYKGNILKAENTTPGAEELQSLLSDMVASGVSHVIMEVSSHALSQKRVEGIKFNHAIFTNLTHDHLDYHKTIDDYKEAKKLLFHHYLKDSNKEDRYAILNMDDPFVDEFVPEPPIKALFYSHNKKTHAHIVDYHQDIHGLRLNIALGKGRIDITSSLIGRFNASNILAACLFGYAEGISEESIKKGIEALEIVPGRLERVKNNKGYAIFIDYAHTPDALAKVLEMLDSIKTRRLITVFGCGGNRDTAKRPLMGDIATRLSDFVVITSDNPRNEEPEKIIGDIVKGVRGNSYKIIENRKDAIFEAISMLDKDDCLLIAGKGHEDYQIIGNKTYHFSDREVVEEYLNVVS is encoded by the coding sequence ATGAGACTTATTGACCTCATAAAGGATATACCTGTTAAGGATATAATAGGCGATACTGCCCAGGAGGTAAAGGGTATTACAAAGGACTCAAGAAAAGTAGAGGACAATTATGTCTTTTTTGCCACTTCCACGAGCGAATCATTTATTAAAGATGCCTTGGTCAGGGGTGCATCTATAATCGTGTCAAATAAAAGGCATGAATACGGATTCAAATGTCAAATAATCACAGACGATATGGGAGTTGCCCTCGGTAAGATGGCATCAAGGTTCTACGGAGACCCATCAGAAAAGATATCTATAACAGGTATCACAGGGACTAATGGTAAGACCACTATTTCTTATTTGATAGAATCGATACTCCATTGTGCAGGTGCAATCCCCGGAGTAATAGGAACCATATCGCATAGATATAAAGGAAATATCTTAAAGGCAGAGAATACTACACCAGGGGCTGAGGAATTACAATCGCTTCTTTCAGATATGGTTGCTTCAGGTGTAAGCCATGTGATCATGGAGGTCTCTTCACATGCCCTAAGTCAAAAGAGGGTGGAAGGCATAAAATTTAATCATGCCATATTCACAAATCTTACCCACGACCACCTTGATTATCATAAAACTATTGATGATTACAAAGAGGCAAAGAAACTGCTATTTCACCATTACCTGAAAGATAGCAACAAGGAAGACAGATATGCCATCTTGAACATGGATGACCCTTTTGTTGATGAATTTGTCCCTGAGCCTCCTATTAAAGCCCTTTTTTATAGTCATAATAAAAAGACCCATGCCCACATCGTTGACTATCACCAGGACATCCATGGATTGAGATTAAATATTGCCCTGGGAAAAGGTCGTATAGATATTACCTCTTCCCTTATAGGTAGGTTTAATGCCTCCAATATCCTTGCAGCGTGTCTTTTTGGCTATGCAGAAGGAATTTCAGAAGAATCTATAAAAAAGGGCATAGAGGCATTGGAGATTGTCCCTGGTAGACTGGAGCGTGTAAAAAACAATAAGGGATACGCTATCTTTATTGACTATGCCCATACACCCGATGCACTTGCAAAGGTTCTTGAGATGTTGGATAGTATTAAAACAAGGAGGCTCATTACAGTTTTCGGTTGCGGCGGCAATAGAGACACTGCTAAGAGGCCTTTGATGGGCGATATAGCTACGCGTCTCTCTGATTTTGTCGTTATCACATCAGATAATCCGAGAAATGAAGAGCCTGAAAAGATAATAGGAGATATAGTAAAGGGTGTTCGTGGCAACTCATACAAAATCATAGAAAACAGAAAGGATGCCATATTTGAAGCCATAAGTATGCTTGATAAGGACGATTGCCTATTGATAGCAGGCAAAGGCCATGAGGATTATCAGATTATAGGAAATAAGACATACCATTTTAGTGACAGAGAAGTGGTAGAGGAGTATTTGAATGTGGTTTCTTGA
- the murF gene encoding UDP-N-acetylmuramoyl-tripeptide--D-alanyl-D-alanine ligase has protein sequence MWFLDEIIKAVKGVPINVNKTSFTDVSTDTRTINRDELFIPIKGKNFDGHSFIKKAFELSCGGCLCEKNQAHLVGDIKETIILVDDTTQALMDLALYKRKKVKGRFIAITGSNGKTTTKELLVNMIKKVYPVHYNEKNYNNIIGVSKSILSIKGDCHFYVFELGTNSKGEIKQLATITEPDVSLITNINPSHLEGLMDIDGVLKEKLDLFYSTKEGGDIFINADDPYLKSSYKEQRHVIRDYAIDADASYRLIIEEGLGWEGSNLAFYFPRVSFKARTRLLGKHNHYNLLGAASIAETIGIGISNIKEAVEEFNHYDKRFKPIKSEKGYLIVDDTYNANPSSMEWAIKTVAELPCRGKRMAIMGEMKELGEMTEFYHRELGRLLKKSNFQKILLIGESMKYTFDELGDDRAEFFEDKDTLIKHAKKTVRMDDVVLVKGSRAAKMDEIVEALI, from the coding sequence ATGTGGTTTCTTGATGAGATTATAAAAGCAGTAAAAGGTGTCCCTATTAATGTAAATAAGACATCATTTACTGATGTCTCTACAGATACAAGGACAATAAATAGAGATGAGCTTTTTATACCCATAAAAGGAAAAAATTTCGATGGCCATAGTTTTATAAAAAAGGCATTTGAATTATCATGTGGGGGATGTTTATGTGAAAAAAATCAGGCACATCTGGTAGGAGATATAAAAGAAACCATTATCCTGGTAGACGACACTACCCAGGCACTTATGGATCTGGCATTATATAAGAGGAAAAAGGTAAAGGGAAGATTTATTGCCATAACAGGTAGTAATGGCAAGACAACTACAAAGGAACTCCTGGTCAATATGATAAAAAAGGTCTATCCTGTCCATTATAATGAAAAAAATTACAATAATATTATAGGTGTCTCAAAGAGTATACTCTCTATAAAAGGAGATTGCCATTTCTATGTCTTTGAACTGGGGACAAACAGCAAAGGGGAGATAAAGCAGCTTGCCACAATAACAGAGCCTGATGTGTCCCTTATCACCAATATAAATCCATCACACCTTGAGGGCCTTATGGATATAGATGGTGTCCTTAAGGAAAAATTAGACCTATTCTATAGCACAAAGGAAGGTGGGGATATATTCATAAATGCCGACGACCCATATTTAAAATCTTCTTATAAAGAACAAAGGCATGTGATTCGTGATTATGCCATTGATGCAGATGCTTCTTATAGGCTTATTATAGAAGAGGGCCTGGGTTGGGAAGGTTCTAATCTGGCATTTTATTTTCCCAGGGTAAGTTTTAAGGCAAGGACAAGGCTTCTGGGCAAACATAATCACTATAATTTATTGGGTGCTGCATCTATTGCCGAGACCATTGGAATAGGCATTTCGAATATTAAAGAGGCAGTAGAGGAATTTAATCACTATGATAAGAGGTTTAAACCCATAAAGTCAGAAAAAGGATATCTGATTGTAGATGATACCTATAATGCAAACCCATCTTCTATGGAGTGGGCAATAAAGACCGTAGCCGAACTTCCATGTCGGGGAAAAAGAATGGCAATCATGGGTGAAATGAAGGAATTAGGAGAGATGACAGAGTTTTATCATAGAGAACTCGGTAGATTGTTAAAAAAGAGTAATTTCCAGAAGATACTTCTAATAGGCGAATCAATGAAATATACCTTTGATGAATTAGGGGATGATAGAGCGGAATTTTTTGAGGATAAAGATACCCTTATAAAACATGCTAAAAAGACTGTCAGGATGGATGACGTTGTCCTTGTTAAAGGCTCAAGGGCTGCCAAAATGGATGAGATAGTGGAGGCATTGATATAA
- the mraY gene encoding phospho-N-acetylmuramoyl-pentapeptide-transferase: MLYHLLYPLYVKFSLFNVFRYITFRTVLAILTALIISFFLTPLIIKKFHEWKIKSDKREDVPDRHIAKQGTPTMGGFVILVSTIIPTLLWSDLKNYYIWLVTFTLLSFGGIGFADDIKKLRGKNGKGISGKTKMCFQILFAVIISVLLYLRPGFITEFTIPFFKNITPDIGIFYILISVFMIVGTSNGVNLTDGLDGLAIGPVLTVCATFMLFSYLVGNIKFAQYLQIFYVKGAGELTILCGAMLGAGIGFLWYNAYPADLFMGDTGSLSLGATLATIAVIIKQELLLLIVGGIFVIETVSVIIQVLSFKWRGKRVFRMAPIHHHFELKGWNEEKIVVRFWIISVILALLALSTLKLR, translated from the coding sequence ATGTTATATCATCTATTATACCCATTGTATGTAAAGTTTTCCCTGTTTAATGTATTCAGATATATAACCTTCAGGACAGTCCTTGCCATCCTCACTGCATTGATTATCAGTTTTTTTCTTACCCCTTTAATAATAAAAAAATTCCATGAATGGAAGATAAAAAGTGACAAAAGGGAGGACGTCCCAGATAGGCACATAGCAAAACAGGGCACTCCTACCATGGGCGGGTTTGTAATCCTTGTCTCTACCATAATACCCACCCTTTTATGGTCTGATCTAAAGAATTATTATATATGGCTTGTAACATTCACACTTCTTTCATTTGGAGGGATAGGGTTTGCTGATGATATAAAGAAACTAAGGGGAAAGAACGGAAAAGGTATTAGCGGCAAGACAAAGATGTGCTTTCAGATATTGTTTGCCGTCATAATTAGCGTCCTTCTTTATCTGAGACCTGGTTTTATAACAGAGTTCACCATCCCTTTTTTTAAAAACATTACACCAGATATTGGCATATTTTATATCCTAATATCTGTATTTATGATAGTGGGCACATCCAATGGAGTAAACCTTACAGATGGTCTCGATGGCCTTGCCATAGGGCCTGTGCTCACGGTATGCGCTACCTTTATGCTGTTTTCCTATCTTGTGGGAAATATAAAATTTGCCCAGTATCTTCAGATCTTTTATGTAAAGGGTGCAGGGGAACTCACCATACTATGCGGTGCCATGCTCGGCGCAGGTATAGGATTTCTTTGGTATAATGCCTATCCCGCCGACCTTTTTATGGGTGACACAGGTTCACTTTCTCTTGGTGCTACCCTGGCAACCATAGCAGTGATAATAAAACAGGAGTTACTCCTTTTGATAGTGGGCGGCATATTTGTCATTGAGACAGTATCGGTGATAATACAGGTCCTATCTTTTAAATGGAGGGGTAAGAGGGTCTTTAGGATGGCGCCAATACATCATCATTTTGAATTAAAGGGATGGAATGAGGAAAAGATAGTGGTGAGGTTCTGGATTATATCTGTTATATTGGCGCTTTTGGCATTGAGCACCCTTAAGCTGAGGTGA
- the murD gene encoding UDP-N-acetylmuramoyl-L-alanine--D-glutamate ligase yields the protein MEIPEKILIVGLGSTGISVAKFLGKMGKTITITDMKEEKELSGAIAELKDVDFKACFGRHNMEDFLDTHMIVLSPGVDIEMPYVKAAKEKGINVVGEIELASSLVDSPIIAITGTNGKTTVTTLLGDILSAKFDYVFVGGNIGNPLINYVMEGKKADFVILEISSFQLETIKSFHPHISLLLNITEDHLDRYRSFDEYRDAKMRIFENQTEDDFAIINKNIILNSPIRSKKLYFSIHEELDEGAFCKAEKMYIRLNNIEQIYERSISPLMGIHNTENLLAVLLIAHLAGIEKDTIEGVLRNFKGLPHRVEFVREINGVRFINDSKATNVDATKRALESIEGDTVLIAGGKDKGGSYKVVEDVLKKVKAIVLIGEAKARISYELGDKVNVIDAMDLKDAAEKAFAVAKKGDTVLFSPMCSSFDMFRDYKDRGDQFKKIVENL from the coding sequence ATGGAGATACCTGAAAAGATACTCATTGTTGGGCTGGGAAGCACAGGCATTTCTGTTGCCAAATTTCTGGGGAAAATGGGTAAGACCATTACCATCACAGATATGAAAGAGGAAAAAGAGCTCTCAGGGGCCATAGCAGAACTAAAAGATGTTGATTTTAAGGCCTGTTTTGGCAGGCACAATATGGAAGATTTTTTAGATACCCATATGATTGTGTTGAGTCCCGGTGTAGATATAGAGATGCCTTATGTAAAGGCAGCAAAGGAAAAGGGCATAAATGTGGTAGGGGAGATAGAGCTTGCATCATCATTGGTAGATAGTCCTATAATTGCCATAACAGGGACGAATGGCAAGACTACCGTAACAACCCTTTTAGGAGATATACTTAGTGCTAAATTTGACTATGTTTTTGTAGGAGGTAATATAGGTAATCCCCTTATCAATTATGTAATGGAAGGCAAAAAGGCAGATTTTGTAATCCTGGAGATAAGTAGCTTTCAGCTTGAAACCATTAAGAGTTTTCACCCCCACATATCCCTGCTACTCAATATCACAGAGGACCATCTGGATAGATACAGGAGTTTTGATGAATACAGGGATGCAAAGATGCGAATATTCGAGAATCAGACAGAGGATGATTTTGCCATTATTAATAAGAATATTATCTTAAATAGTCCTATCAGGTCAAAGAAACTTTATTTTTCCATTCATGAAGAACTTGATGAGGGTGCATTCTGTAAGGCAGAGAAGATGTATATCAGGTTAAATAACATAGAGCAGATCTATGAAAGGTCTATCTCACCCCTTATGGGTATCCATAATACAGAAAACCTACTGGCAGTGCTTCTTATTGCCCATTTAGCAGGTATTGAAAAAGATACAATAGAGGGAGTTCTGAGAAACTTTAAAGGCTTACCACACAGGGTAGAGTTTGTAAGGGAAATAAATGGAGTAAGGTTCATAAACGATTCAAAGGCTACAAATGTAGATGCCACAAAAAGGGCGCTTGAAAGCATTGAAGGAGATACAGTCCTTATAGCAGGGGGGAAGGATAAAGGTGGAAGCTATAAGGTTGTAGAAGATGTATTGAAGAAGGTTAAGGCCATTGTCCTTATTGGAGAGGCAAAGGCAAGGATATCATATGAGCTTGGAGATAAGGTAAATGTCATAGATGCCATGGATTTAAAGGACGCTGCAGAAAAGGCTTTTGCTGTGGCAAAAAAAGGAGATACAGTCCTTTTTTCTCCCATGTGCAGTAGTTTCGATATGTTCAGGGATTATAAAGATAGGGGAGACCAATTTAAAAAGATTGTGGAGAATCTATGA